A stretch of DNA from Acidimicrobiales bacterium:
CGGCGTCCGCGTCGCGCTGATGCTCGCGTCGACGCTGCACGCGATCGCGACGGGCAACCTCCTGCCGGCCGGCGTCGAGACCTACTGCATCGACATCAACCAGGCCGTCGTGACGAAGCTCGCCGACCGCGGGAGCCATCAAGCGCTCGGCATCGTGACCGATGTCGGGTTGTTCGTGCGCGAGCTGACATCGCACCTCTGTGCCTAACTGGGGTGGCCGCTACTTGATGTGTCCGGCCCGGCACTTCGGCGTGCTCTACGAGATCAACCCGTGGATGCACCGCGAGGTGGCGGTCGACCGGGAGCGGGCCCGGGAGCAGTGGGAGAACCTGCGGGCCACGCTGGAGCAGGCGGGTGCCACCATCGAGGTGCTGACGCCCCACCCCGATGTGCCCGACATGGTGTTCACCGCCAACGCCGGTCTGGTGAACGGCGACCAGTTCATCCCCTCGCGTTTCCGCCACCCCGAACGCCAAGGCGAAGTGCCCCACGACGTGGCGTGGTTCCAGGCCCACGGCTACCGCATCGACGAGCTGCCCCTCGGGGTGTCGCACGAAGGCGCAGGCGACGCGCTGCCCTTCGGCAACGTGTTGGTTTCGGGCTACCGCTTCCGCTCCGATGCCGCCTCGCACGCCTACCTGTCGCGGCTGACGGGCGCCGCCGTGCGCTCGGTGGAACTGATCGACGAACGCTTCTACCACCTCGACATCACGTTCTGTCCGCTCGACGAACGCCGCGCCATCGTCAACCCGCTGGCCTGGGACGACTACGGCCGTCGGGTCATGGCCGCGCTGGTGCCCGAGCCCCTCGTGCTGGAGCCCGACGAGGCGGCGTCGTTCTGCGCCAACGCCGTGGTGGTCGGCTCGGCGGTCGTCATGCACACCGTGCCGGTGCGCGTGGGCAAGCAACTCGAAGCGTGGGGGTTCGAGCCAGTCGCCTGCGACGTCGGCGAGTTCCTGAAGGCGGGCGGCGCCTGCCGCTGCCTGACGCTGGCCTTGGACGTGAAGCTGTAACCAGCCAAGAGGGGGGACATTGCGAAGGACGATCGTGACCGTGCTGGCGGCGTTGCTCTTGTCGTCGGCGTGCACTGACGACCGCCCGCCCGCGCGGCAAGCCGATGCGAGCGAATGCGCGTCACTGCACGACCGGTGGAACGCAGCCGACCCCGAAGGCGACGACGCCCGGCGCGTGCAGGGCGAATATCGAGGCCTCGGGTGTTACGCGAGCTGCGGCGAACTCAGTGCGGCGCGATCGTGCGGAGCACCGGCTACGACGACGTCGCTGTCGTCGAGGGAGGGTCGGACGCCGGTGACGGCACCACCGTTCCCTTCGCGGCTCACCGGCTATGCGCCGGACGGCGCACCGACCACAGCGTCGGTGCGGGTCTATGCCGAGGACGAAGGCTCGCTCGTGCCCGACTTCCCCGCCACCATGAACGGCTGCGGCAACGGCCGGAGCACCACCCGCTGGCGTTCGGTGGGCGAACCGGTGACCGCCGGGATCATCAGCTACATCGACGAGGGCGCCCACCGACGCGATGCCACCAAGCTGGAGACAGGCGTCGCCGGCCTGCTGACGACCGACAACCAGTGCGAGCAGCCCGTGTTCTTCAGTGCCGGCGGCGGCCTGGTCGACGTCACCGTGGAGTACGTGCACTGGCGCGCGGCGCCGTAGCACTTCAGGCCGCGAGCGGGAAGGTGCCGGGTGGTCGGGTGGTGCGGGTGCGGCCCCTTGGGTCGGTGACCACCAAGGTGCCATCCGGTTCGAGCTTCTCGGACCACGCCGGTTGGTGGCCCATGTGGTGGTGCCTGCTGCACTTGAGCACCAGGTTTTCGAGGCTCGTCGTACCGCCGTCGTGCCAGGGCACCACGTGGTGGGCCTCGCACCACTGCGACGGGCGGTCGCACCCCTCGAACCGGCAGTGCCGGTCGCGCAGCACGAGCGCCGACCACAACGGGGCCGGAATGGTGCGCGTCGACGTGCCGTAGTCGAGGATGGTGCTGCGCCCGTCGGTCACCACCCGGTGGATGGCCGCGTCGCAGGCCAGCGCCTGCACCGACGCACCGTCGAGCAAGCCGCCGCCCACGAAGCTGCCGCCCTTGCCCCGCACCAGGGCGTCGTAATCGACCACCACGTTGAGATGCGGCCGGTGCCGTCCGCCACGACGACCGCTCTGGTGGTCGAGGAA
This window harbors:
- a CDS encoding arginine deiminase-related protein, whose product is MCPARHFGVLYEINPWMHREVAVDRERAREQWENLRATLEQAGATIEVLTPHPDVPDMVFTANAGLVNGDQFIPSRFRHPERQGEVPHDVAWFQAHGYRIDELPLGVSHEGAGDALPFGNVLVSGYRFRSDAASHAYLSRLTGAAVRSVELIDERFYHLDITFCPLDERRAIVNPLAWDDYGRRVMAALVPEPLVLEPDEAASFCANAVVVGSAVVMHTVPVRVGKQLEAWGFEPVACDVGEFLKAGGACRCLTLALDVKL